The following proteins are encoded in a genomic region of Nicotiana sylvestris chromosome 4, ASM39365v2, whole genome shotgun sequence:
- the LOC138889386 gene encoding uncharacterized protein, translated as MDNIDKRVRGYLFQVGYEKWSIVHSTVNRSMVMTLNIAESLNARNREARELPIMSLPDYMMNLVMEWNNTNRMTAMSTFIGIGKKYHEVLKENSYLSQKMMVKPSTDYVYVVMDVEQRRNIVCMQKR; from the exons ATGGACAACATTGATAAGAGGGTAAGGGGTTACCTATTCCAAGTTGGTTATGAAAAGTGGTCTATAGTGCATTCCACTGTTAATAGATCCATGGTGATGACTTTAAATATTGCCGAGTCACTCAATGCAAGGAACAGAGAGGCAAGAGAGCTACCAATCATGAGTTTGCCAGATTACATGATGAATTTAGTTATGGAATGGAATAATACAAATAGAATGACTGCAATGAGTACATTTATTGGCATAGGAAAAAAATATCATGAAGTTCTGAAGGAAAATAGCTATTTGTCGCAGAAGATGATG GTGAAGCCTTCAACCGATTATGTATATGTAGTAATGGATGTTGAACAAAGGCGAAACATAGTTTGCATGCAAAAAAGATAA